The following DNA comes from Streptomyces sp. NBC_00273.
CCGACGACCTCGTCGTGAAGGCGATCCGGGAGCTGCTGCGCCGCAACCCGGACCTGGACCCCAAGAAGATCGACGAGGTCGCCATCGCCGCGACCACGCAGATCGGCGACCAGGGCCTCACGCTGGGCCGTACGGCCGGCATCCTCGCGGGCCTCCCGCAGTCCGTCCCGGGCTACTCGATCGACCGCATGTGCGCCGGCGCGCTGACCGCCGTGACCGCCGTCGCGGGCGGCGTGGCCTTCGGTGCGTACGACGTCGCCCTCGCCGGCGGTGTCGAGCACATGGGCCGTCACCCCATGGGCGAGGGCGTGGACCCGAACCCGCGCTTCGTCTCCGAGAAGCTGGTCGACGAGTCCGCCCTGTTCATGGGCATGACCGCCGAGAACCTGCACGACCGGTACCCGACGATCACCAAGCTCCGCGCCGACGAGTACGCCGTGCGCTCGCAGGAGAAGGCCGCCAAGGCGTACGCCGACGGCAAGATCCAGCAGGACCTGGTCCCGATCTCGGTGCGCAACACCAACGAGGCGGCCGGTGAGACGGGCTGGGGCCTGGTCACCACCGACGAGCCGATGCGCCCGGGCACCACGCTGGAGAACCTGGCCGGCCTGAAGACCCCGTTCCGTACGCACGGCCGGGTCACCGCGGGCAACGCCGCCGGTCTCAACGACGGTGCCACCGCCGCGATCATCGCGTCCGAGGACTTCGCCCGGGAGAACAACCTCCCGGTCAAGATGCGCCTGGTCTCGTACTCCTTCGCGGGTGTCGAGCCCGAGGTCATGGGCTACGGCCCGATCCCGGCCACCGAGAAGGCCCTGGCCCAGGCCGGCCTGACGATCGAGGACATCGGTCTCTTCGAGATCAACGAGGCCTTCGCGGTTCAGGTCCTCGCGTTCCTGGAGCACTACGGCATCGCCGACGACGACGCCCGGGTGAACCAGTACGGCGGCGCCATCGCCTTCGGTCACCCGCTCGCCTCCTCGGGCGTGCGCCTGATGACGCAGCTGGCCCGTCAGTTCGAGGAGCAGCCGCACGTCCGCTACGGCCTGACCACCATGTGCGTCGGCTTCGGCATGGGCGCCACGGTCATCTGGGAGAACCCGAACTTCAACGCCGAGGGAGACTCCAAGTGAGCACCACCGCTGAGCTCCTGAAGGGCGCGGCCGAGCTGTTCCCGGACGAGGTCGTCACGTCCGCGCACGTGCGCCACCTGGACCTGCCGTTCGGCGCCGGGCGCTTCGCGCTCATCACGCTGGACAACGGCTTCGACCACACCAAGCCGACCACCTTCGGTCCGCAGTCGCTCGCCAACCTGAACGCGGCGATCGACCAGGTCGAGCAGGAGGCCCTCGCGGGCTCCATCGTCGGCGCGGGCATCACCGGCAAGCCGTTCATCTTCGCGGTCGGCGCCGACCTCAAGGGCGTCGAGCTGCTGAAGAAGCACGACGAGGCGCTCGCCATCGGCAAGGGCGGCCACGACGTCTTCAAGCGCCTCTCGGCGCTGGCGGTCCCGACCTTCGCGTACTACAACGGCGCGGCCATGGGCGGCGGCGTCGAGGTCGGTCTGCACTGCTCCTACCGGACCGTCTCGAAGGCCATCCCGGCCTTCTCGCTGCCCGAGGTCTTCCTCGGCCTGGTTCCCGGCTGGGGCGGCTGCGCCATCCTGCCGAACCTGATCGGCGCCGAGCGCGCGGTCTCGGTGATCATCGAGAACTCGCTCAACCAGAACAAGCAGCTGCGCGGCAAGCAGGTCTTCGACCTTGGCATCGCCGACGCGCTGTTCGAGGGCGCGGACTTCCTGGAGCAGTCGCTCCTGTGGACCGCGAACGTCCTGAACGGCACCACCGAGGTCGTCCGCGCGGAGATCGACCGCGGCGAGGCCTGGGACGCGGCCGTCGCCAAGGGCCGCGCCATCGCGGACTCCAAGGTGCACGGCGCCGCTCCGGCCGCCTACCGCGCGCTGGAGATCATCGCCGCGGCCAAGTCCGGCGACCTCCAGGCCGGCTTCGACGCCGAGGACACGGCGCTGGCCGACCTCATCATGGGCGGCGAGCTGCGCTCGGGCATCTACGCCTTCAACCTGGTGCAGAAGCGCGCCAAGCGCCCGGCCGGTGCCCCGGACAAGTCCCTGGCCCGTCCGGTCACCAAGGTCGGCGTCGTTGGCGCGGGCCTGATGGCCTCGCAGCTGGCGCTGCTCTTCCTGCGCCGCCTGGAGGTGCCGGTGGTCCTCACCGACATCGACCAGGAGCGCGTGGACAAGGGCGTGGGCTACGTCCACGCCGAGATCCAGAAGCTGCTCGGCAAGGGCCGCATCAACCAGGACAAGGCCAACCGCCTGACCGCCCTGGTGAGCGGCGTCCTGGACAAGGCCGAGGGCTTCGCGGACGCGGACTTCATCATCGAGGCCGTGTTCGAGGAGATGTCCGTCAAGCAGAAGGTGTTCGCGGAGGTCGAGGCGGTCGCCCCGGCGCACGCGATCCTCGCCACCAACACCTCCTCGCTGTCGGTGTCGGAGATGGCCTCCAAGCTCCAGCACCCGGAGCGCGTGGTCGGCTTCCACTTCTTCAACCCGGTCGCGATCCTCCCGCTGCTGGAGATCGTCCGCGGTGAGCAGACCGACGAGGCCTCGCTGGCCACGGCCTTCGGCGTCGCCAAGAAGCTGAAGAAGACCGCGGTCCTCACCAAGGACGCCCCGGCGTTCGTCGTGAACCGCATCCTGACCCGCTTCATGGGCGAGATCCAGAACGTCATCGACGAGGGCACCCCGGTCGTCACGGCGGAGAAGGCCATCGAGCCGCTCGGCCTGCCGATGTCCCCGCTGGTGCTGCTGGAGCTCGTGGGTCCGGCGATCGGTCTGCACGTCTCCGAGACCCTGAACCGCGCCTTCCCGGAGCGCTTCACCGTCTCCCCGAACCTCAAGCGGGTCGTCGAGGCCGGCAAGCGCGGCTTCTACGTCTACAACGCGGAGAACGGCTTCAAGCCGGAGCTGGACCCCGAGGTCGCCGCGCTCCTGGTGCAGGGCGACGTCGTCCTGACGGAGGAGCAGGTCCGCGACCGCGTCCTGGACGCGGTGGCGCAGGAGATCGGCCTGATGCTGGAGGAGGGTGTCGTGGCCGAGGCCCAGGACATCGACCTCTGCCTGATCACGGGCGCCGGCTGGCCCTTCCACCTGGGCGGCGTGACGCCGTACCTGGACCGTGAAGGCGTCTCGGAGCGCGTGAACGGCAAGAAGTTCCTCGCCCCCGGCCTGGCGAGCATCCCGGCCTAGTCCGGGTCTCGCAGGCCGTTCGACGGCGCGGCCCGCCCCTTCCGGGGGGCGGGCCACCGCCGTTCGAATACCTGTCTAAGATTCACCCCCATGACGGAAAAGCACGCGCGGCCCAGACGCCGCCGCCGCATTCTGCGGATCACCCTGCTGCTGGTCGCCGTGCTGATCCTGGGCACGGCCGGGGCCGGCTGGTGGACGTACAGCCACCTCAACTCCAACATCGACAGCGTCGACCTGGACCGGGCGATCGGCGACAACCGGCCCGCGAAGGTCGTCGCGAACGCCCAGAACATCCTGGTGCTCGGCTCCGACTCGCGCGCCGGGGCCAATGGCGATCTCGACCACGGCGATGTCAGCGGTGCCCGCTCGGACACCGCGATGCTGGTGCACATACCCGAGGGCCGGGCCAAGGCCACCGCGGTGAGCATCCCCCGCGACACCCTGATCACCCGGCCCGAGTGCAAGGACAGGGACGGCAAGGCGCTGCCGTCCGCGAAGCGGGTCATGTTCAACTCCGTCTACTCGCTCGCCGGGCCGGCCTGTGTGGTCAACACGGTGGAGCAGCTGTCCGGCGTCCGCGTGGACCACTTCGTCGAGGTCGACTTCGCCGGTTTCAAGGGCTTGGTCGATGCGCTGGGCGGGGTCACCGTCACCCTGGACAAGCCGATGAGCGGCGCCAAGGGCGGTCTGAAGCTCGACGCGGGCACGCACCGGCTGGACGGCACCGACTCGCTGAAGTTCGTCCGTACCCGCTACGGCTACGGCGACGGCAGCGACCTCGGACGCATAGGCCTCCAGCAGCAGTTCATGCTGGCGATGCTCTCCGAGATCAAGAAGCAGGACGCCCTCGGCAACCCGGCGCGCCTCTACAAGCTCGCGGACGCCGGCACCAAGTCGCTGACCACCGACTCCGACCTCGGCTCGCTCACGGCGCTCGCCGACTTCGCGCAGAGCATGAAGGGCGTGAACCCGGAGACGATGGAGACGATCATGCTGCCGGTCGCCTACGACAAGGTGGACCCCAACCGCGTGATCGTGGCCGAGCCGCAGGCGACGCAGCTGTGGGACGCCATACGCAAGGACCAGCCGGTCCCGGCCTCGGCGAAGAACTCCCCCGCCAAGGGCTGAGCCG
Coding sequences within:
- a CDS encoding thiolase family protein, whose product is MPRTVRDVVFVDGVRTPFGKAGPKGIYHETRADDLVVKAIRELLRRNPDLDPKKIDEVAIAATTQIGDQGLTLGRTAGILAGLPQSVPGYSIDRMCAGALTAVTAVAGGVAFGAYDVALAGGVEHMGRHPMGEGVDPNPRFVSEKLVDESALFMGMTAENLHDRYPTITKLRADEYAVRSQEKAAKAYADGKIQQDLVPISVRNTNEAAGETGWGLVTTDEPMRPGTTLENLAGLKTPFRTHGRVTAGNAAGLNDGATAAIIASEDFARENNLPVKMRLVSYSFAGVEPEVMGYGPIPATEKALAQAGLTIEDIGLFEINEAFAVQVLAFLEHYGIADDDARVNQYGGAIAFGHPLASSGVRLMTQLARQFEEQPHVRYGLTTMCVGFGMGATVIWENPNFNAEGDSK
- a CDS encoding LCP family protein, with product MTEKHARPRRRRRILRITLLLVAVLILGTAGAGWWTYSHLNSNIDSVDLDRAIGDNRPAKVVANAQNILVLGSDSRAGANGDLDHGDVSGARSDTAMLVHIPEGRAKATAVSIPRDTLITRPECKDRDGKALPSAKRVMFNSVYSLAGPACVVNTVEQLSGVRVDHFVEVDFAGFKGLVDALGGVTVTLDKPMSGAKGGLKLDAGTHRLDGTDSLKFVRTRYGYGDGSDLGRIGLQQQFMLAMLSEIKKQDALGNPARLYKLADAGTKSLTTDSDLGSLTALADFAQSMKGVNPETMETIMLPVAYDKVDPNRVIVAEPQATQLWDAIRKDQPVPASAKNSPAKG
- a CDS encoding 3-hydroxyacyl-CoA dehydrogenase NAD-binding domain-containing protein, encoding MSTTAELLKGAAELFPDEVVTSAHVRHLDLPFGAGRFALITLDNGFDHTKPTTFGPQSLANLNAAIDQVEQEALAGSIVGAGITGKPFIFAVGADLKGVELLKKHDEALAIGKGGHDVFKRLSALAVPTFAYYNGAAMGGGVEVGLHCSYRTVSKAIPAFSLPEVFLGLVPGWGGCAILPNLIGAERAVSVIIENSLNQNKQLRGKQVFDLGIADALFEGADFLEQSLLWTANVLNGTTEVVRAEIDRGEAWDAAVAKGRAIADSKVHGAAPAAYRALEIIAAAKSGDLQAGFDAEDTALADLIMGGELRSGIYAFNLVQKRAKRPAGAPDKSLARPVTKVGVVGAGLMASQLALLFLRRLEVPVVLTDIDQERVDKGVGYVHAEIQKLLGKGRINQDKANRLTALVSGVLDKAEGFADADFIIEAVFEEMSVKQKVFAEVEAVAPAHAILATNTSSLSVSEMASKLQHPERVVGFHFFNPVAILPLLEIVRGEQTDEASLATAFGVAKKLKKTAVLTKDAPAFVVNRILTRFMGEIQNVIDEGTPVVTAEKAIEPLGLPMSPLVLLELVGPAIGLHVSETLNRAFPERFTVSPNLKRVVEAGKRGFYVYNAENGFKPELDPEVAALLVQGDVVLTEEQVRDRVLDAVAQEIGLMLEEGVVAEAQDIDLCLITGAGWPFHLGGVTPYLDREGVSERVNGKKFLAPGLASIPA